In Corallococcus macrosporus, the following are encoded in one genomic region:
- a CDS encoding NgoMIV family type II restriction endonuclease: MTTGLFTTARLKFHADLLAHVLTADANGVPANADKDSKRSVKIASSIKRQIELGTADARERMAGQSSGNKFEELCSEFLRTTFLGLQHLRPGAWQVRQVSGRNRNEIAAYEQYAHLAALQRAADKDPELKAALGNDYTVAPDIIITREPEPDTTINVLQLIVDPNVARHAALRRLNNGLPLLHASISCKWTIRSDRSQNSRTEGLNLIKNRKGRLPHVVVVTGEPLPSRLASIAIGTGEIDCVYHFALPELEAAVRLEGFEDSEEILQTMVAGKRLRDIADLPLDLAV; the protein is encoded by the coding sequence ATGACGACTGGGCTCTTTACGACCGCTCGCCTGAAGTTCCATGCAGATCTTCTTGCTCATGTCCTCACGGCTGACGCAAATGGTGTGCCTGCGAACGCGGACAAGGACAGCAAGCGTAGCGTCAAGATCGCTTCGAGTATCAAGCGCCAGATCGAACTTGGGACAGCCGATGCCCGCGAACGCATGGCGGGGCAGAGTTCAGGTAACAAGTTTGAGGAACTCTGCTCTGAGTTTCTCCGGACGACGTTCTTAGGCCTTCAACACCTTCGGCCCGGCGCTTGGCAAGTTCGCCAAGTTAGTGGACGCAACCGGAATGAAATCGCAGCTTACGAGCAGTATGCGCACCTTGCGGCTCTTCAACGTGCTGCCGACAAGGACCCTGAACTTAAAGCCGCGCTTGGCAATGATTACACGGTCGCGCCGGACATCATCATCACGCGCGAGCCTGAGCCCGATACAACGATCAATGTACTACAGTTGATCGTGGATCCTAACGTCGCCCGTCACGCCGCACTCCGCAGGCTTAACAACGGCCTGCCGCTCCTTCATGCAAGTATCTCTTGCAAGTGGACGATCCGCAGCGACCGCTCCCAAAACAGCCGCACTGAAGGTTTAAATCTCATCAAAAACCGCAAGGGGCGGCTTCCTCACGTGGTTGTAGTCACTGGCGAGCCTTTGCCAAGTCGTCTTGCATCCATTGCCATCGGCACCGGTGAGATAGACTGCGTGTACCACTTCGCGTTACCCGAACTCGAAGCTGCAGTTAGACTAGAGGGCTTCGAAGATTCTGAGGAAATCCTGCAGACAATGGTCGCGGGTAAACGATTACGCGACATTGCCGATCTGCCCCTCGACTTGGCCGTCTAG
- a CDS encoding DEAD/DEAH box helicase, with amino-acid sequence MSESSPSLEIGFGDDAVVARFRAREGLEDDLHRLLSRYRTARSLSQGLAEVAVEDLLMNLGELAMWPHPDSVAWDPGLAALATDTTLDAQAAGERLRDDDTAADRQTSPEEVSALLGQGWLGELTSFQRRDIAKLLSLRHGANFSVPGAGKTRVALAVFEALRQAGQVSRLLIVGPKSCYEAWQYENTECLAKPLRIHVFDTGIDPAADAVIVNYERLRVQGTRNALAGWISALPSLLILDEAHRMKLGAEGAYGAACMALGPRARRRLILTGTPAPNGAKDLENLLAFVWPGYGRQLVTQAVAGHDLAYASRVLRPLFTRTTKSELGLPPVLVRKRVIEMPPLHREIYDALVGLYSARASTSQDEFAALGRILVYLLMAAISPTLLAAGTTPYEPLNYQVPPLTVPEGSPLFELMRDLPSYEMSPKYRETLAIVAENAKAGRKTLVWSTFIRSVMTLKQILKEYSPVVVHGGTDDRQEQISRFRRDPQCMVLLSNPATLGEGISLHHTCHDAVYVDRDFAAGRFLQSLDRIHRLGLSPTAETRITVLSSAKTIDEVVNQRLDVKLQFMGGILDDHAVQQLADLDEEPVISGGLDQHDLQALMGHLRAGSI; translated from the coding sequence ATGAGTGAGTCCAGTCCCAGCCTTGAGATTGGGTTTGGCGATGACGCAGTGGTGGCGCGATTCAGGGCGCGTGAGGGACTAGAGGACGACCTCCACCGTTTGCTCAGCCGGTACCGAACGGCGCGCTCGCTATCGCAAGGCTTAGCGGAGGTTGCGGTCGAAGATCTTTTGATGAACCTCGGGGAGCTTGCCATGTGGCCTCATCCCGACAGCGTCGCGTGGGACCCCGGCCTCGCCGCGCTCGCGACGGACACTACCCTCGACGCGCAAGCGGCGGGAGAGCGGCTCAGGGATGACGACACAGCCGCTGACCGCCAGACTTCGCCAGAAGAGGTGTCGGCGCTGCTCGGGCAGGGCTGGCTAGGTGAGTTGACGTCGTTTCAGAGGCGCGACATCGCGAAGCTTCTTTCGTTGCGCCACGGCGCGAATTTTTCAGTGCCCGGTGCAGGGAAGACTCGAGTCGCGCTGGCGGTTTTTGAGGCCCTTCGTCAGGCAGGCCAAGTTAGCCGGCTACTGATCGTCGGGCCAAAATCTTGTTACGAAGCGTGGCAGTACGAAAATACGGAATGCTTGGCCAAACCGCTTCGCATACACGTTTTCGACACGGGCATCGATCCCGCGGCCGATGCCGTGATTGTCAATTACGAACGCCTCCGGGTTCAGGGGACTCGTAATGCTCTCGCCGGGTGGATTTCCGCACTTCCATCGTTGCTCATCCTTGATGAGGCGCATCGAATGAAGCTTGGTGCGGAAGGGGCGTACGGCGCTGCCTGCATGGCGCTCGGGCCGCGGGCGCGCCGCCGGTTGATCCTCACGGGCACGCCCGCGCCGAACGGTGCGAAGGATCTGGAGAACCTGCTCGCGTTCGTATGGCCTGGATACGGTCGGCAGCTGGTCACACAAGCGGTTGCTGGACACGATCTCGCGTACGCGAGCAGGGTTCTCCGACCTCTGTTCACCCGCACAACGAAAAGTGAACTGGGACTGCCGCCGGTTTTGGTCCGCAAGCGAGTGATCGAGATGCCGCCTCTGCACAGAGAGATCTACGATGCGCTCGTCGGCCTTTATTCCGCCCGTGCATCGACTTCTCAGGATGAGTTTGCGGCGCTCGGCCGGATCCTGGTCTACCTGTTGATGGCGGCGATTAGCCCTACGTTGCTCGCCGCCGGTACGACTCCATACGAACCGCTAAACTATCAGGTGCCGCCATTGACAGTACCTGAGGGTTCGCCGCTCTTCGAACTCATGCGTGACCTGCCAAGCTACGAGATGTCGCCAAAGTATCGCGAGACGCTCGCCATCGTGGCCGAAAATGCAAAGGCGGGGAGGAAGACGCTGGTATGGTCCACTTTCATCCGCAGCGTCATGACGCTCAAGCAAATTCTGAAGGAGTACTCACCGGTGGTAGTGCACGGCGGCACTGACGACCGGCAAGAACAAATCAGCCGATTCCGACGCGATCCGCAGTGCATGGTCCTCTTGTCTAACCCGGCAACGCTCGGTGAAGGCATAAGCCTGCACCATACATGTCACGATGCGGTGTACGTGGACCGGGACTTTGCGGCCGGCCGCTTCTTGCAAAGCCTCGACCGGATTCACCGGCTTGGGCTGTCCCCGACTGCTGAGACGCGGATAACCGTTCTCAGCAGTGCCAAGACGATCGATGAGGTCGTGAACCAGCGGCTAGATGTGAAGCTGCAATTCATGGGCGGCATCCTCGATGATCATGCCGTGCAGCAGTTAGCGGATTTGGACGAAGAACCAGTCATCAGCGGCGGCCTCGATCAGCATGATCTTCAGGCACTTATGGGGCATCTGCGTGCCGGTTCCATCTGA
- a CDS encoding protein NO VEIN domain-containing protein yields the protein MIFRHLWGICVPVPSDTVLRAASRWLEHLPRADAQRTRALFMSHTAFNDLTPTQYEAAYSWLEALGVLDEIAAGRAGKAALFEAAISASFWFQDADALVSTAADLPEDARRASAIFGLSPEETLAAIRHASGKADLAERLRIGSAGEHGLIELLASAPMARVRHVSLESDGYGYDVEVTVGSAAFHLEVKSTTRRGRLRVYLSRNEFEAMRRDAAWVLVAVRLDSDLQPASIASVDREWVAASAPIDRTPGVRWESVRLDVPTEALVPGIPAMLGTLHQPPLAILAGEPRWPG from the coding sequence ATGATCTTCAGGCACTTATGGGGCATCTGCGTGCCGGTTCCATCTGATACGGTTTTGCGCGCGGCGTCGCGGTGGCTGGAACACTTGCCGCGAGCGGACGCACAGCGGACGCGTGCTCTGTTCATGTCGCACACAGCGTTCAATGACCTTACGCCCACACAATATGAGGCGGCTTATTCCTGGCTGGAGGCGCTAGGAGTCCTCGATGAGATTGCTGCGGGACGGGCGGGGAAGGCAGCTCTCTTCGAAGCGGCAATTTCAGCCTCTTTCTGGTTCCAGGATGCGGACGCTCTTGTGAGCACGGCCGCCGATCTCCCGGAGGATGCGCGCCGCGCCTCTGCAATTTTCGGTCTGTCGCCCGAAGAGACCCTAGCGGCGATCCGGCATGCCTCGGGGAAGGCCGACTTGGCGGAGCGTCTGCGAATTGGATCCGCGGGCGAGCACGGATTGATAGAGCTGTTGGCCTCCGCGCCGATGGCGCGGGTGCGGCACGTTTCGCTCGAATCCGACGGCTACGGGTACGACGTGGAAGTCACCGTGGGCAGTGCGGCCTTCCACCTAGAGGTCAAGTCGACTACGCGACGCGGGCGGCTTAGGGTCTATCTCTCCCGGAACGAATTTGAGGCGATGCGCCGGGACGCCGCTTGGGTGCTCGTCGCAGTGCGCTTGGATTCGGACTTACAGCCCGCGTCGATCGCCAGCGTCGACCGCGAGTGGGTCGCCGCGTCTGCGCCGATTGACCGTACCCCCGGCGTGCGTTGGGAATCGGTGAGGCTGGATGTGCCTACAGAAGCTTTGGTTCCTGGAATTCCAGCGATGCTCGGTACTCTGCACCAGCCGCCACTCGCGATACTTGCCGGTGAACCGCGTTGGCCAGGCTGA
- a CDS encoding DNA cytosine methyltransferase: MSARNQDQGLTPVWAELSNNGVDHRRQAPGDVIPSSRIEETHDNYARPHVEDLGDPDGDPMSAFTALELCAGGGGQALGLEQAGFEHAAVVEIDEAACRTLAHNRPAWRVLNRDIRTLSGKEFRGVDLVAGGVPCPPFSIAGKQLGKMDERDLFPAALRLVDEIRPRAVMLENVRGLSTEKFAPYRAQIVEKLDDMGYSAFWQILNSSDYGVAQLRPRFVLVALRRRLATSFSWPKPLERRTTVAEAIGDLIASRGWPGASAWKRGAQSIAPTLVGGSKKHGGPDLGPTRAKQQWMELGVDGMGVANEAPGPDFPADKRPKLTVEMVARLQGFPDDWQFQGGKTAAYRQVGNAFPPPVAAAVARCIFTVLQADKRKKPAEMAARELCFDFL; the protein is encoded by the coding sequence GTGTCGGCTCGAAATCAAGACCAGGGCCTCACTCCCGTTTGGGCGGAACTGTCCAATAACGGTGTGGATCATCGGCGACAAGCTCCAGGCGATGTGATCCCATCCTCACGCATTGAAGAGACTCACGACAATTATGCCCGGCCTCATGTTGAGGACCTCGGCGACCCGGACGGTGACCCAATGAGCGCCTTCACAGCGCTTGAGCTCTGCGCTGGTGGTGGAGGACAAGCACTCGGTCTTGAGCAAGCAGGTTTTGAGCACGCTGCGGTAGTTGAGATCGATGAGGCTGCATGCCGGACGCTTGCGCACAACCGGCCGGCTTGGCGCGTGTTGAATCGGGACATTCGAACACTATCTGGGAAGGAGTTTCGAGGCGTCGATCTCGTTGCTGGCGGGGTTCCGTGCCCCCCTTTTTCCATCGCAGGAAAGCAGTTAGGTAAGATGGACGAACGGGACCTTTTCCCTGCCGCCTTGCGCTTGGTGGATGAGATCCGGCCTCGAGCTGTCATGTTGGAGAACGTGCGTGGGTTATCGACGGAGAAATTCGCCCCCTATCGCGCACAGATTGTCGAGAAGTTGGACGACATGGGCTACTCCGCCTTCTGGCAAATCTTGAACTCCTCGGACTATGGAGTAGCGCAGCTTCGTCCCCGGTTCGTACTAGTTGCCCTCCGCAGGAGGCTGGCCACTAGCTTCTCATGGCCAAAACCATTGGAGAGACGAACTACCGTTGCAGAGGCGATTGGCGATCTCATTGCGTCTCGCGGCTGGCCAGGTGCTTCGGCGTGGAAGAGGGGGGCGCAGTCCATCGCTCCGACATTGGTCGGTGGCTCGAAGAAGCACGGTGGCCCGGACCTCGGCCCGACGCGCGCAAAGCAGCAGTGGATGGAACTCGGAGTAGATGGGATGGGGGTGGCAAACGAGGCTCCCGGCCCAGACTTTCCAGCGGACAAACGTCCGAAACTTACAGTTGAAATGGTGGCCCGCCTTCAAGGATTTCCAGACGATTGGCAATTCCAGGGCGGGAAGACGGCCGCATATCGCCAAGTTGGGAATGCGTTTCCGCCGCCTGTCGCCGCTGCCGTTGCACGATGCATTTTCACTGTTCTGCAGGCCGACAAGCGGAAGAAGCCCGCTGAGATGGCTGCGCGTGAATTGTGTTTCGACTTTCTGTGA
- a CDS encoding IS5 family transposase (programmed frameshift), whose product MKKDDGWRVPDELWRRIEPLLPARPEHPLGCHNPRVPDRQALDGILLVLRTGMQWGALKATGLCHPSSAYRRFREWLSAGVFREFWRQGLLAYDGLAKIDWRWLALDGTQGKAPLGGEKTGPNPTDRAKRGTKRSLLTDSRGVPLGLVVAGANTNDFKLARSTLESIPVRRPLPNRSRRQTLCVDLGYAFRPVRELAQEYGFTLRAPRRRSQPSSKRARRRRPSPRWVVERTHSWLNRFRRLLVRWEKREDTYVAMLHFALGIITWFHSLLPK is encoded by the exons GTGAAGAAGGACGACGGCTGGCGGGTGCCGGACGAACTGTGGCGACGCATCGAGCCGCTGCTGCCGGCCCGTCCAGAGCACCCGCTGGGGTGCCATAACCCACGAGTGCCCGACCGGCAGGCCCTGGATGGAATCCTCCTGGTGCTACGCACGGGGATGCAGTGGGGCGCATTGAAGGCCACGGGCCTGTGCCATCCGTCCTCGGCCTACCGACGCTTCCGGGAATGGTTGTCCGCGGGCGTCTTCCGCGAGTTCTGGCGTCAGGGGCTGCTCGCCTATGACGGTCTCGCGAAGATTGATTGGCGGTGGCTGGCGCTGGACGGCACCCAGGGCAAGGCGCCGCTGGGC GGGGAAAAAACCGGCCCCAATCCTACCGACAGAGCGAAGCGGGGTACCAAGCGGAGCCTGCTGACAGACTCGCGCGGCGTCCCCCTCGGCCTCGTGGTCGCTGGCGCCAACACGAACGACTTCAAGCTGGCGCGCTCCACACTTGAATCGATTCCAGTCCGGAGGCCCCTGCCGAACCGGAGCCGTCGTCAGACGCTGTGCGTCGACCTGGGGTATGCCTTTAGGCCCGTGCGCGAGCTGGCCCAGGAGTATGGCTTCACTCTCCGGGCGCCGAGACGACGCTCCCAGCCCAGTTCCAAGCGCGCACGGCGTCGACGCCCTTCGCCACGATGGGTCGTCGAGCGAACCCACTCCTGGCTCAACCGCTTCCGACGTCTGCTGGTGCGCTGGGAGAAGCGAGAGGACACCTACGTGGCGATGCTGCACTTCGCGCTGGGCATCATCACCTGGTTCCACTCGCTCCTACCGAAATAG
- a CDS encoding very short patch repair endonuclease, whose product MDKISKKRRSANMSRIRAQDTLPEVVVRRIAHAAGYRFRLHRRDLPGRPDLVFPGLRKIIQVHGCFWHQHERCIDGRVPRSNKGYWGPKLKRNKQRDVEVEQALTKLGWSVLTVWECETAKPDLVAERVLQFLGACSGTGKFMQK is encoded by the coding sequence GTGGACAAGATCAGCAAGAAGCGTCGAAGCGCCAACATGAGCAGAATCAGGGCGCAAGACACCCTGCCAGAGGTGGTCGTCCGCCGCATTGCCCATGCGGCGGGCTATAGGTTCCGCCTCCACCGTCGTGATCTCCCAGGCAGGCCGGACTTGGTGTTTCCGGGGCTTCGAAAAATTATCCAAGTGCATGGGTGCTTTTGGCACCAGCACGAGCGCTGCATTGATGGGCGTGTTCCCCGCTCGAACAAGGGCTATTGGGGGCCAAAATTAAAACGGAACAAGCAGAGAGATGTTGAGGTTGAACAAGCACTAACGAAGCTTGGCTGGTCCGTACTCACAGTCTGGGAGTGCGAAACCGCAAAGCCTGACCTTGTAGCCGAGCGCGTGCTTCAGTTTTTGGGCGCATGCAGTGGCACTGGCAAATTCATGCAGAAGTGA